The Niastella koreensis GR20-10 genome includes a window with the following:
- a CDS encoding anti-phage-associated DUF1156 domain-containing protein, protein MDTLNEKKVTGTGLSFMEVQFPVSKVSKESYKERKAGQSQTLTSLGKWWGRKPLILVRATILGLLMPATDDPIMDREIFLKILMMDSEGLWSRKNKPMKDATIIENLSLKELKEYFEVPVDLFSVEVESQDKLIRQAVKKNIDGINWKKGLSKQAKELATKLAFDRLSYDDRLEYCLRPEETTLDNKATWAAINQHLGTNANSLSELMIALGKQKFGYVPTIGDCFTGGGSIPFEAARIGLNSYASDLNPLAGLLSWSGLNILSLPEAEVTKLKDFQEKVFDEVAKQVEAWGIERNEKDWMAKFYLYCNETVCPHCKTIVPMNPSWVVSKKARAVAIPRYNAINNNFDIEVIQNATEEQIAESDRLATVKNGGLWCPKCENTTPTALLRKDDLDAEGNVKYGLRKWEAGEFLPAKNDVYQERLYAIKYLEKYPDKTWEQFLKKPAPATDSTYGTIHYVAPTTDDLKREQKVIALLKERFADWQKKGYLPSSRIEAGDKTNEPIRTRGWQYWHQLFNPRQLLQNGLFAETFDLLKENNNEVVVGVLGLNRVADFNSKLCRWHSRNAQIAQTFYNQALNTLENYAAKGISAQYIIWIIELQKYIVQNNSSLDLQDARQINEEKDIWITDPPYADAVNYHELTEFFLAWDKQFIEKIFPQWHGDSKRVLAVKGTGETFNQSMIEIYQNLTKHMPDNGMQVVMFTHQDPAVWADLTLILWSAGLHVTAAWNIATETESGGLKEGNYVKGTVLLVLRKLTSNNTAFTDEITFEIQEEVKHQIDSMRGLEDKEDPNFSDADYLLAAYAATLKILTGYKMIGDINVEYELSKPRDTKNVGPVEAIIVNAIRTAYDYLIPQAFDSFIWKSLTPEERFFIKGLELEKSNVYQLGAYQEMARGFGVKDFKSLLASTKANQVRFKIPTEFGNRGLATSELFSTTLLRQVLMAINQSEKEQNGQAGRTWLKNEVEDYWNKRQTIIELLRYLSTTEHIDHMQHWESPALYAKYLVELVSSDGV, encoded by the coding sequence AAAGGTAACCGGAACCGGTCTTTCCTTTATGGAAGTGCAGTTCCCTGTAAGTAAGGTTTCAAAAGAGAGTTACAAAGAACGCAAGGCGGGGCAAAGTCAGACGCTTACCAGTTTGGGAAAGTGGTGGGGCCGTAAACCATTGATCCTGGTGCGGGCAACGATCTTGGGCTTATTAATGCCTGCCACAGATGATCCCATTATGGATAGAGAGATCTTTTTAAAGATCCTGATGATGGATAGTGAGGGCCTTTGGTCCAGAAAGAACAAACCCATGAAAGATGCTACCATCATTGAGAACCTGTCTTTAAAAGAATTGAAAGAATATTTTGAAGTACCCGTTGATCTATTTTCTGTGGAGGTGGAAAGCCAGGACAAGTTGATCAGACAGGCGGTTAAAAAAAATATTGACGGTATTAATTGGAAAAAAGGCTTATCAAAACAGGCAAAAGAGCTGGCTACAAAGCTGGCTTTTGATCGCCTGAGTTATGATGATCGTTTAGAATATTGTTTGCGCCCAGAAGAAACAACACTGGACAACAAAGCCACCTGGGCAGCAATAAACCAACACTTAGGGACCAATGCAAATTCCTTATCGGAATTAATGATAGCATTAGGCAAACAAAAGTTTGGCTATGTGCCCACCATTGGGGATTGTTTTACCGGTGGTGGCAGCATTCCCTTTGAAGCAGCCAGGATCGGGTTAAACAGCTATGCAAGTGACTTAAACCCGTTGGCTGGATTGTTATCGTGGTCTGGTCTGAATATTTTGAGTTTGCCTGAAGCCGAAGTAACTAAACTAAAAGATTTTCAGGAAAAAGTATTTGATGAAGTGGCCAAACAGGTAGAAGCATGGGGCATTGAAAGGAATGAAAAGGATTGGATGGCAAAATTTTACTTGTATTGTAACGAAACCGTGTGTCCGCATTGTAAAACAATAGTACCCATGAATCCGAGTTGGGTCGTAAGTAAAAAAGCCCGGGCAGTGGCTATTCCCAGGTACAATGCCATCAATAATAATTTCGACATCGAGGTCATACAGAATGCAACTGAGGAACAAATAGCGGAGTCGGACAGATTAGCCACCGTCAAAAACGGCGGATTATGGTGTCCTAAATGCGAAAATACTACACCCACGGCCTTATTGCGCAAGGATGATCTGGATGCGGAAGGAAATGTGAAATATGGTTTACGAAAATGGGAAGCCGGTGAATTTTTACCAGCTAAAAATGATGTGTATCAGGAACGATTATATGCCATTAAGTACCTCGAAAAATACCCTGATAAAACCTGGGAACAGTTTTTAAAGAAGCCCGCGCCTGCCACTGACTCCACTTACGGAACCATTCACTATGTGGCGCCTACCACCGACGATCTAAAAAGAGAACAAAAAGTCATTGCATTATTGAAAGAACGGTTTGCTGATTGGCAAAAGAAGGGTTATTTACCCTCCTCCCGGATCGAAGCCGGTGACAAAACCAATGAACCCATCAGAACACGAGGTTGGCAATATTGGCATCAATTATTCAACCCGAGACAATTACTGCAAAACGGGTTATTTGCGGAAACTTTTGATTTGCTGAAAGAAAATAATAATGAGGTTGTTGTAGGCGTATTGGGGCTAAACAGGGTGGCTGATTTTAATTCAAAATTGTGCAGATGGCACTCCCGAAATGCGCAGATCGCTCAAACATTCTATAACCAGGCATTAAACACGCTGGAGAATTATGCAGCCAAGGGCATCTCTGCTCAATATATTATCTGGATCATTGAACTTCAAAAATACATTGTTCAAAATAACTCCTCTTTGGATCTACAGGATGCAAGACAAATAAATGAGGAAAAAGACATCTGGATCACGGATCCCCCCTACGCGGATGCAGTTAATTATCATGAACTCACTGAATTCTTTTTAGCCTGGGACAAGCAATTCATCGAAAAAATATTTCCCCAATGGCATGGTGATAGTAAAAGGGTGTTGGCAGTGAAAGGAACCGGTGAGACATTCAATCAAAGTATGATTGAAATATATCAAAACCTTACCAAACATATGCCTGATAATGGCATGCAAGTGGTGATGTTTACGCATCAGGACCCTGCTGTTTGGGCCGACCTTACCTTGATACTTTGGAGTGCAGGCTTACACGTTACCGCCGCCTGGAACATAGCAACAGAAACTGAAAGTGGCGGCCTGAAAGAAGGTAATTATGTAAAAGGTACCGTATTATTAGTGCTGCGCAAATTGACGAGCAACAACACTGCCTTTACTGATGAAATAACGTTTGAAATTCAGGAAGAAGTAAAGCACCAGATAGATAGTATGCGGGGATTGGAGGATAAAGAAGATCCCAACTTCAGCGATGCGGATTATTTACTGGCCGCTTACGCCGCCACGTTAAAAATATTGACCGGGTACAAAATGATTGGCGACATCAATGTAGAGTATGAATTAAGTAAACCAAGAGATACCAAAAATGTAGGCCCCGTAGAAGCCATTATTGTAAATGCTATTCGTACTGCATACGATTATTTAATTCCCCAGGCATTTGACAGCTTTATCTGGAAAAGCCTGACTCCCGAAGAACGGTTCTTTATAAAAGGATTGGAGTTGGAAAAAAGCAATGTATACCAGTTAGGCGCCTATCAGGAAATGGCCAGAGGTTTTGGGGTAAAAGATTTTAAATCCTTATTGGCAAGCACCAAAGCAAATCAGGTAAGGTTTAAAATACCTACTGAGTTCGGTAATCGGGGTTTAGCCACCAGCGAATTGTTTAGTACTACGTTATTGCGTCAGGTTTTAATGGCTATCAACCAAAGCGAAAAAGAACAAAATGGTCAGGCGGGCCGGACGTGGCTGAAAAATGAGGTGGAAGATTATTGGAACAAACGCCAAACCATTATTGAATTGTTACGCTATTTGAGTACAACAGAACATATAGACCACATGCAACATTGGGAAAGCC